The following proteins are co-located in the Gloeocapsa sp. PCC 7428 genome:
- the proC gene encoding pyrroline-5-carboxylate reductase, with amino-acid sequence MSVKLGMIGGGVMGEALLSRLISQKIYQPTEVVVGEKSAERRDYLAQQYGVSVTDDNQVVAQQVSTLLLAIKPQVFAAVTAELAESPLASAPLIISILAGVSLSQLETAFPQLPVIRAMPNTPATVGAGMTAFALGKLAGARDKQTAQQLFSAVGEVVEVSETLMDAVTGLSGSGPAYVALLVEALSDGGVAAGLPRAIATQLALQTVRGTVQLLQETKIHPAELKDRVTSPGGTTIAGVTELERGGFRAALIAAVKAAAERSQELGAKN; translated from the coding sequence TTGTCTGTTAAGCTTGGCATGATTGGTGGCGGGGTAATGGGAGAAGCGCTCTTATCCCGCTTGATTTCTCAAAAAATTTATCAACCAACCGAGGTGGTCGTCGGCGAGAAATCAGCCGAACGCCGCGATTACTTAGCGCAGCAATACGGTGTATCAGTTACGGATGATAATCAAGTTGTTGCGCAGCAGGTATCTACACTCTTGTTGGCAATCAAACCACAGGTATTTGCTGCTGTTACGGCTGAGTTAGCAGAATCACCTCTAGCCTCAGCGCCCTTGATCATTTCCATTTTAGCAGGAGTCTCGTTATCGCAGTTAGAAACGGCTTTTCCTCAACTTCCCGTAATTCGCGCGATGCCCAACACGCCAGCTACTGTAGGCGCTGGAATGACCGCGTTTGCCTTGGGTAAGCTTGCCGGTGCGCGTGACAAACAAACGGCACAGCAGCTATTTTCTGCGGTTGGAGAAGTCGTAGAAGTATCAGAAACGTTGATGGATGCAGTCACAGGGTTATCAGGTTCGGGACCTGCGTATGTTGCCCTACTCGTAGAAGCATTATCTGATGGTGGCGTCGCCGCAGGTTTACCACGCGCGATCGCAACTCAACTTGCACTACAAACTGTACGCGGAACAGTACAATTGTTACAAGAAACCAAAATACACCCAGCCGAACTGAAAGACCGCGTGACAAGTCCAGGCGGCACAACGATCGCCGGAGTCACCGAGTTAGAACGTGGGGGATTTCGAGCGGCGCTGATTGCAGCCGTTAAAGCCGCAGCAGAGCGATCGCAAGAATTAGGCGCGAAAAACTAG